The region TTGCGGTGTGGTACGGCAACTGGCTGCACGAGGGGCAGTTCCTCGATCCGGCCATGCGCGACATCGAGGCCCTGTTCGAAAGCAGCCAGCGGACGGTGACGGGCGAGGTGCTGCTGACACTGGCGCCGTACCGCTTCAGCATCGACGGCGTGCGCTCGCCGCACGATCTTATGTCGGCCGAGTTCGGGTCCTACGGCGAGGAGAATCGCGCGTGGACGGGCGACGACGTGAAGGGTTTTGCGGCGGTGTTCGGCAATCAGGCGGCGATATGGCGCCGCGTGAACGAGGGGCTGCTCGATGAAGAGTAAACTGACGGCCGCCGTGGCCGGCGCGCGCGGTCTTGCGGGCGGCGAGCTGCTGCGCCTGCTGCTGCGGCATCCGGATGTGGACCTCGTCTGGGCCGGCAGCCGCAGCCACGCGGGCCGGCCCGTGAGCAGTGTATTTCACGATCTGCTCGGCGATACATCGCTGCGTTTCTCCGACGCGGCGCCGCCCGCGGCCGACGTGTTGTTCCTGGCGATGCCGCATGGCGCGGCACGCTCCTGGCTCGACACCATCGACACGGCGCGTTTCCCCCTGCTCGTCGATCTCAGCGCCGACTTCCGCGCCGATGGCGCAGATACATACGCCGGACGCGCCTTTGTGTACGGGTTGCCCGAGGCGGGGCGCGACACGATACGGAGCGCCACGGCCATCGCCAATCCGGGCTGTTTTGCCACCGCGCTGCAGCTTGCGCTGCTGCCGCTGGCGCAGGCGGGTCTGCTGCGCGGGGACGTACACGTGTCGGCCACCACGGGCTCGACCGGCGCAGGTGCGGGGAACAGCGACACCACACACTTTACGTGGCGGCATGCGAACCTCTCGGCCTACAGCGCCTTCACACACAGGCATGTGGCCGAGGTGCGCGCCACGCTGGCGCGTTTCCAGTCCGGCCGGCTCGGCGACATCCTTTTTGTGCCGCACCGCGGCGGCTTTACCCGCGGCATACACGCCGCGTGCACCCTGCGTGTGGACGCCGGGCAGGAGCTGCTGGAAACGGCCTATCACGATTTTTACGCCTCGTCGCCCTTTGTATTTTTGTCCGGCGACACGGTGGATGTCAAGCAGGTGGCGAACACGAACAAGTGCCTCCTGCATCTCACCCGCGAGAACGATGTGCTGCTGGTGACCAGCGTGCTCGACAACCTGGTAAAAGGCGCCGCCGGCCAGGCGGTGCAGAACATGAACCTGAACCGCGGGCTCGACGAAACCGCGGGTCTGTTGTTAAAACCCTCCGCATACTGAGGTCCGCCCCATGCACATGTTCGACGTCTATCCCCTCATGCCGCTCGCGCCCGTGTCGGCCGAGGGCTGCTGGGTGCGGGGCGCCGACGGGGCGCGGTATCTGGATCTCTACGGAGGACACGCCGTGATCTCGATCGGGCACACACATCCCCGCTTTGTGGAGCGGCTGCGCGCGCAGGCCGGCACACTCCCGTACTATTCCAACGCCGTCCACATCGCGGAACAGCACCAATACGCCGCACGGCTCGGCGCCGTGTCGGGCCTCGACGACTACGCGCTGTTCCTCTGCAACTCGGGCGCCGAGGCCAACGAAAACGCGTTGAAACTCGCCGCGATACACACCGGCCGCCGCCGCGTGCTTGCGTGTGTGCGCGCCTTTCACGGCCGCACCGCCCTGGCCGCGGCCGTCACCGACAGCTCTCCGCGCAGCGCCTCGCTGTGCGCGGCCGATGTGACCTTTATTCCGTTGAACGACGCAGCGGCCTTCGAGCGCGCTTTGGGCGACGACGTGGCCTGCGTCATTCTCGAAGGTGTGCAGGGTGTCGGCGGCGTGTATGAACCCGAGGACGACTTCCTGCGCCTGCTGCGGCGGCGCTGCAGCGAGGTCGGCGCGCTGCTGCTGCTGGACGAGGTGCAGAGCGGCTGCGGACGCACGGGCGACTACTTTGCCTTTGCGCGCTCGGGTGTCAGACCCGATCTCATCAGCATCGCCAAGGGCATCGGCAACGGCTTCCCGCTCGCCGGTGTGTGTATCGCGCCGCACATCGAACCGCGGCACGGCGCGCTGGGCAGCACCTTCGGCGGCGGACCCCTGGCCTGCGCCGCGGGTCTGGCCGTGCTCGACGTGTTGCAGGCCGAGGATCTGCAGGCCCGCGCCGCGCGCACGGGCGCGTGGCTGCTGGACGCGCTGCGTCGCATCGAGGGTGTGCGCGAGGTGCGGGGCCGCGGCCTCATGATAGGATTCGATGTACACGGCGCGGCGGCGCCTCTGCGCGCGCGGCTGCTCGCCGGGCATCACATCATCACCGGATCCGCGTCGGGCGCGCACACCGTGCGCCTGCTGCCGCCGCTGTGCCTCGACGACGAGCAGGCGCAGATGTTTGTCCATGTGTTGACACAGGAATTACAGAAGGAAACGGACGAATGACACATTTTCTCGGCGTCCGTGATGCGGGCGATGTGGGTGCGTTGGTGGATGAGGCGCTGGCGCTCAAGAAGGATCCGTACGCGCACGCGGAACTCGGGCGGCACAAGACGCTCGGTCTGGTGTTTATGAATCCGAGTCTGCGCACACGCGCGAGCAGTTGGAAGGCGGGGCGTCTGCTGGGAATGGATGTGGCCGTGATCAACGCGGCCGCCGACGGCTGGGCGTTGGAATTCGACGACGCGGCGGTGATGGACGGTAAAACCGTGGAGCACATCCGCGACGCCGCGCCCGTGCTTGGCCAGTATTTCGACCTGCTCGGTGTGCGCAGTTTCCCGGCCCTGCAATCGCGCGACGACGACGAGAGGGAAGCCGTGCTCACACAGTTTGTGGCCCACGCGGGTGTGCCCGTGGTGAGTCTCGAAAGCGCCCTGCGGCATCCCCTGCAGTCGCTTGCCGACATGATCACCATACGCGAACACCGTGCGCGGCCGCGTCCGAAAGTGGTGCTGACCTGGGCGCCGCACATCAAACCGATTCCGCACGCGGTGGCGAACTCCTTTGCCGAGTGGACCCTGGCCGCGGGCTACGATCTCACCGTCGCCAATCCCGAGGGATTCGACCTCGATCCGCGTTTCACACAGGGCGCCACCGTGACACACGATCAGCGTGAGGCGCTGTGCGGGGCCGATTTTGTGTACGTGAAGAACTGGTCGTCGTACGAACGCTACGGCGCGGTGCACGAGGGCGGCGCGCAGTGGATGCTCACACCCGCGTCGCTGGCCGACGCGCCCGGCGCGGCGGTGATGCACTGCCTGCCCGTGCGGCGCAATGTGGAACTTTCATCGGACGTGCTCGACGGCGCCGCCGCGCGTGTGCAGGCGCAGGCGGGCAACCGCGTGTGGGCCGCCATGGCTGTATTCAAACGTTTACTCGAGAGGAGCTGATTCATGCCACGCAGACTGACCATCGTGAAAATAGGCGGTTCGGTGCTCGACGAACCCTCGCTGCGCTCTCCTGCCCTCGACGCGTTTGCCGCCGCGAGCGGCAGGCGTATCCTGGTGCACGGCGGCGGCAAGGCGGCCGACGCGCTCGCCGCGCGGCTCGGTGTGCCGCAAACCAAACACGACGGACGGCGTGTGACCGACGAACACACGCTCGAAATCGCGCAGATGGTGTATGCCGGACTCGAGAACACACGCATCACCGCCGAACTGCGGGCGCGCGGCTGTAACGCGCTGGGCATCAACGGCGCCGACGCGGGCATTCTGACCGCGCGCCGCCGTCCGTCCGCACCCGTCGACTTCGGCCATGTGGGGGATGTGGACGCGTCGTCGGTGAATGTCGAGGCGCTCGAGGCGCTGATGCGCGGGGGTCTGCTGCCCGTGTTCAGCGCGGTGACACACGACGGCGCGGGGCACGTGCTCAACACCAACGCCGACGACATCGCGGGCGCGCTTGCCGCGGCGATGGCGCCCTTCTGCAGCGTGCGTCTCGTCTGTGCCTTCGAACGCGCGGGTGTGCTCGGCGAGCCACGCCACACCGCCAGCGTGTTGCCCTTCCTGCTCGAGGCCGAGGCCGAGGCGCTCACACGACAGGGACGTATCTCCGAAGGCATGGTACCGAAAGTGCGCGCCGCGTTCAACGCCCTGCACGCGGGCGCCGTGGGCGCCGGCATCGTCCACGCCGCGCGCCTGGCCGACGCCATGAAGGGCGACGCGCACGGGGGCACCGTTCTTGCTCTCTGAGTCCCTGCTCGACACCTGGCAGGGCGAGGCCGAAGTTCTGCTCCGCACACTGATCGGCATCCCGTCCTTCAGCGGCGACGAGGATCGCGCCGCGACGGCGGTGTGCGACTTTCTGGCGGCGCACGGCGCGCCGCCATCGCGTGTGGGCAACAACGTGTGGGCCGCGTCCGAGATGTGGGACGATGCCGCTCCCACACTGCTGCTCAACGGCCATCTCGACACGGTGCGCCCCAACGGCGCGTACACGCGTGATCCCTTCGACGCCGCCGTCGAACACGGGCGTATCTACGGACTCGGCAGCAACGACGCGGGCGGCGCGCTGGTGGCGCTGGCCGCCGCGTTCCTCTGCCTGCGTGGTTCCGAAACCATACAATGGAATCTGCTCTTCAGCGCCACGGGCGAGGAAGAGAATTCCGGACCCGGCGGCATCGAGGCGCTGCTGCCGCATCTGCCGCGTATCGACGCAGCCATTGTCGGTGAACCGACGTGCATGCAAATGGCGGTGGCCGAGCGTGGCCTGCTGGTGCTGGACTGCACAGCGCGCGGCCGCGCGGGTCATGCCGCGCGCAACGAAGGGGAGAACGCGCTGTACATCGCCCTCGACGACGTCGCGCGCCTGCGCGCGCTTGTCTTCGACCGTCACTCGCCGCTGCTGGGCGACGTGTCGCTCAACGTCACCATGATCGCGGCGGGCACACAGCACAACATCATTCCCGCGTCCTGCAGCTTTGTGGTGGACCTGCGCAGCACGGAGTGTTACACACACGAGGAACTGCTCACGCTTCTGCGCGGTGTGCTGCGCAGCGAGGTGCTGCCGCGCTCGCTGCGCCTGCGCGCGACGGCGCTGCCCGCGGGGCATGTCCTGCTGCGGGCCGGATCCGCCCTCGGCCTCGAATCCTACGGTTCTCCCACCACGTCGAACAAAGCGCTGGTCCCGTTTCCGGCGCTCAAACTCGGGCCGGGCGAATCGGCCCGTTCACACACGGCCGACGAGTACATCGAGCGCGCGGAAATACGCGAGGGGATCCGTCTTTACATACAACTGCTGCAACAACTCCGACGGGACACACCATGACGATACAACTCTGGAACAAGACGCAGGGCGATCCCGACCGCGAGTTTGTGCACCAATTCACCGCGGGCCGCGACAGCCGCCTCGATCTGCGCCTCGCGCCCTTCGACGTGCTGGGCAGCATCGCGCATGTGATGATGCTCGAGTCGGTGGGTCTGCTCGACACGCAGGACGCCCGCGCGCTGCGCGCGGCGCTGCGTGTGTTGTATCACCGCATCGCGGCCGGCGAATTTGTCATCGAGCAGGGCGTCGAGGACGTACATTCCCAGATCGAACTGGAACTGACGCGGCAGTTGGGCGACGCCGGGCGGCGTGTGCACACCGGCCGCTCGCGCAACGACCAGGTGCTGCTCGATCTGAAATTGTATCTGCGCGAAGCGCTGCGGCTGCTCGTGCTCGAGCTTCACGGCTTTGCGGGCGAATTGCTCGCGCTCAGCGACACCTATCGCGACGTGGCCCTGCCGGGCTACACACATCTGCAGGCGGCCATGCCCTCGTCGTTCGGGCTCTGGTTCGCCGCCTACGCCGAGTGTCTTGCCGAGGACGTCACACGTATGCACGGCGCCTACGCGCTGGCGGATCGCAATCCGCTGGGCTCGGCCGCGGGTTATGGCTCGTCGTTCCCGCTCGACCGCGAGATGACCACGCGCCTGCTCTGTTTCGGCGGCATGCACGTCAACGCCGTGGCCGCGCAGATGGGCCGCGGCCGCACCGAGCGCGCCGTGGCCGAGGCGCTGGCGGCGCCGGCCTCGACGCTTGCGCGCCTCGCGATGGACGCGGTGCTGTTCATGAGCCAGAACTTCGGCTTCATCTCCTTCCCCGGCGAGTGGACGACGGGATCGAGCATCATGCCGCACAAAAAAAATCCCGACGTGCTCGAACTCGTACGCGCGCGCTGCAACCGCCTGCAGGCGCTGCCGAACACCGTCGCGCTCACGGTCGCGAATCTGCCCTCGGGCTACCATCGCGACATGCAGGAACTCAAGGAGATTCTGCTCCCGGCGGTGGACGAGCTTGCGGCGTGCCTTCAGGCGCTGCGCCGTATGTTCCGCGTGGTGCATGTGCGGCGCGACATACTCGACGACCGGCGCTACGCGGGCCTGTTCAGCGTCGAAGCGGTCGATACGCTGGTGCGGAAGGGTGTGCCGTTCCGCGAGGCGTATCACGAGGTGGCGCAGCAGTTGGCCGAAGGCACACTCGACGAATCCGCGCGCCGCGTGCACACACACACGGGCAGCGCCGGCAATCTGCGCAACGATCTCATCACCCGCGCGCTCGACGAAGCCGTCGCCGCCTATCGCTTCGAACGGCTCGAGGGTCTCGCCGCCCTCATCGCGCCGAGACGCGAGGGGACGAAGGACTGAGCCGTACGCCACCGATCAGAACACCCACTCGGCCGCTCCCCAGAAGATGAGCAGCCACACGATACCCTTGGCGGTGAAAAATATCAGACCCGCCCATCCGAATCTCCGCAGCCAGCGCGGCATTTTTGCGAGCACGCCGTCCGGCACGTCGCTTCCCGCGGAGTCGTGCTGTTCCGTGCTCTGTACGTCCGGTGTTTTCACGTGTGTGCCAGTCGGTGGGGCGGGCGGTTTTTAGCGCTCGTATTCCTTGAGGTAGCCGAGGAACTCGCGGCGGTGTTCCTCCTCGTCGCCGAGCACGGTGATGGCCATGTCCTGCGTCACGTAGTCGATGCCGTCGCAGAGTTTGATGATTTTGTTGTACTGGGCGATGGCGCCTTCCTCGGCCTCGATCACACCCTTGATGACGGCCACGACGTCGGTCGAATCGTCCGCGGGCTGCAGCGACCGCTGTCCGCGCGGCAGCGCCAGCGAGCCGGGCACGCTGCCGCCTATCGTTTTGATACGCGCGGCGAGCGTCTGTGCATGCAGCAGTTCGGTGGGGATGTCGGCGCCCAGCG is a window of Ignavibacteriota bacterium DNA encoding:
- a CDS encoding N-acetyl-gamma-glutamyl-phosphate reductase, which translates into the protein MKSKLTAAVAGARGLAGGELLRLLLRHPDVDLVWAGSRSHAGRPVSSVFHDLLGDTSLRFSDAAPPAADVLFLAMPHGAARSWLDTIDTARFPLLVDLSADFRADGADTYAGRAFVYGLPEAGRDTIRSATAIANPGCFATALQLALLPLAQAGLLRGDVHVSATTGSTGAGAGNSDTTHFTWRHANLSAYSAFTHRHVAEVRATLARFQSGRLGDILFVPHRGGFTRGIHAACTLRVDAGQELLETAYHDFYASSPFVFLSGDTVDVKQVANTNKCLLHLTRENDVLLVTSVLDNLVKGAAGQAVQNMNLNRGLDETAGLLLKPSAY
- a CDS encoding aspartate aminotransferase family protein; its protein translation is MHMFDVYPLMPLAPVSAEGCWVRGADGARYLDLYGGHAVISIGHTHPRFVERLRAQAGTLPYYSNAVHIAEQHQYAARLGAVSGLDDYALFLCNSGAEANENALKLAAIHTGRRRVLACVRAFHGRTALAAAVTDSSPRSASLCAADVTFIPLNDAAAFERALGDDVACVILEGVQGVGGVYEPEDDFLRLLRRRCSEVGALLLLDEVQSGCGRTGDYFAFARSGVRPDLISIAKGIGNGFPLAGVCIAPHIEPRHGALGSTFGGGPLACAAGLAVLDVLQAEDLQARAARTGAWLLDALRRIEGVREVRGRGLMIGFDVHGAAAPLRARLLAGHHIITGSASGAHTVRLLPPLCLDDEQAQMFVHVLTQELQKETDE
- a CDS encoding acetylornithine carbamoyltransferase, which encodes MTHFLGVRDAGDVGALVDEALALKKDPYAHAELGRHKTLGLVFMNPSLRTRASSWKAGRLLGMDVAVINAAADGWALEFDDAAVMDGKTVEHIRDAAPVLGQYFDLLGVRSFPALQSRDDDEREAVLTQFVAHAGVPVVSLESALRHPLQSLADMITIREHRARPRPKVVLTWAPHIKPIPHAVANSFAEWTLAAGYDLTVANPEGFDLDPRFTQGATVTHDQREALCGADFVYVKNWSSYERYGAVHEGGAQWMLTPASLADAPGAAVMHCLPVRRNVELSSDVLDGAAARVQAQAGNRVWAAMAVFKRLLERS
- the argB gene encoding acetylglutamate kinase, whose amino-acid sequence is MPRRLTIVKIGGSVLDEPSLRSPALDAFAAASGRRILVHGGGKAADALAARLGVPQTKHDGRRVTDEHTLEIAQMVYAGLENTRITAELRARGCNALGINGADAGILTARRRPSAPVDFGHVGDVDASSVNVEALEALMRGGLLPVFSAVTHDGAGHVLNTNADDIAGALAAAMAPFCSVRLVCAFERAGVLGEPRHTASVLPFLLEAEAEALTRQGRISEGMVPKVRAAFNALHAGAVGAGIVHAARLADAMKGDAHGGTVLAL
- a CDS encoding M20/M25/M40 family metallo-hydrolase, which codes for MLDTWQGEAEVLLRTLIGIPSFSGDEDRAATAVCDFLAAHGAPPSRVGNNVWAASEMWDDAAPTLLLNGHLDTVRPNGAYTRDPFDAAVEHGRIYGLGSNDAGGALVALAAAFLCLRGSETIQWNLLFSATGEEENSGPGGIEALLPHLPRIDAAIVGEPTCMQMAVAERGLLVLDCTARGRAGHAARNEGENALYIALDDVARLRALVFDRHSPLLGDVSLNVTMIAAGTQHNIIPASCSFVVDLRSTECYTHEELLTLLRGVLRSEVLPRSLRLRATALPAGHVLLRAGSALGLESYGSPTTSNKALVPFPALKLGPGESARSHTADEYIERAEIREGIRLYIQLLQQLRRDTP
- the argH gene encoding argininosuccinate lyase, which produces MTIQLWNKTQGDPDREFVHQFTAGRDSRLDLRLAPFDVLGSIAHVMMLESVGLLDTQDARALRAALRVLYHRIAAGEFVIEQGVEDVHSQIELELTRQLGDAGRRVHTGRSRNDQVLLDLKLYLREALRLLVLELHGFAGELLALSDTYRDVALPGYTHLQAAMPSSFGLWFAAYAECLAEDVTRMHGAYALADRNPLGSAAGYGSSFPLDREMTTRLLCFGGMHVNAVAAQMGRGRTERAVAEALAAPASTLARLAMDAVLFMSQNFGFISFPGEWTTGSSIMPHKKNPDVLELVRARCNRLQALPNTVALTVANLPSGYHRDMQELKEILLPAVDELAACLQALRRMFRVVHVRRDILDDRRYAGLFSVEAVDTLVRKGVPFREAYHEVAQQLAEGTLDESARRVHTHTGSAGNLRNDLITRALDEAVAAYRFERLEGLAALIAPRREGTKD
- a CDS encoding rubrerythrin; protein product: MSRDTIIAELITAYAMELETIQNYIAASVNLDGVRSDVIKKALGADIPTELLHAQTLAARIKTIGGSVPGSLALPRGQRSLQPADDSTDVVAVIKGVIEAEEGAIAQYNKIIKLCDGIDYVTQDMAITVLGDEEEHRREFLGYLKEYER